Below is a window of Plasmodium sp. gorilla clade G2 genome assembly, chromosome: 14 DNA.
CTCTAAAGGAGTTTCATAATATGtggttatattttatataaatataaaaaggtaATTATGAAATTTTATGTACCGTTacaaaatgtaatataaatattcaaccattattatatggtattaactagaaaaaaaaaaaaaaaaaaaaaaaagacaataatatgaaaaaaattaaaatgataataaaagaaaaattatacaatATGTCTTTCTGATTTAAatgaattttatttcattttatggtatcatatttttttttttttttttttttttttttttttttacacacCCAAATCACATACATATAGAAGGCAACTTGgtgcacaaaaaaaaaaaatataataaaataaaaaaaataataataaaaaaacagatgattataaaaataataaaatatatgaaaaatataaaaattatattaattagtatattataaatatgacaatttaaagaattaatccatgatttataaaaaaaaaattatgatttaaattttttctttttttttttttttatttggtgttatttataattctttCTTTTTGAGGATTATGTTCTTTTCTATAGTTtagacaaaaataataagaataaaaagaaagataatacagtatataaaacaaattaattGTGTATTCTAATATTCAAAACAgtttcataaaatattatattattttattttttgtacttgattttataatttttttgtttatttataatacaatttataagggaatatttatacaaaaaaaaggggaaaaaaagaaaaataaaaagaaaaattaattgaaaaaaaaaaaaaaaaaaaatatatatatatatatatatatatatatatatatatatatatataatttaataaataataataaaatatataccttcaaaatattatgaaaaagtATAAtcggaatatatatatatatatatataaacatgttaaaaataaaacaaggAATACAATAAATGTAGAAAACAttactatttttttgtataatttgtagaagtaaataaaataattattgatatttaaaaaacaaatatgtaaaattaaGCCAGAAACAAATACAAAGTCGACAAATTTTGTAcgattatacatatatatatatacatacatacatatgtatgtatgtatgtatgtatgtatgttatatatgtatgtataattttttttttaaacattattatttttataaaatatttactttaaaacaattatatttaaagcatttgttattttaaaaaaatattaaaattaaaaacaacATGAGATTTTATAAacaatttaaatttttttttttttttgagtattttttaatgtttaacattattattacaaggCATATCATTAGaagtattataattattattactatttatatattgttctATTTctgttaatttatttttgaaaTGTTTGACTGTTAGACATATATccttatttaaattattgtaTGAtatttgatgataatataaacgTAAGGTTTTAAATGCCTGTGCATTATTGTAATATTGTTGTGTTAAGGGATCAAAATATTTACCTTCCAAATTGGTTATAGCacaaattttttgttttttttgttttttatttttaaattcgtTTATTTCATCTTTTTGATCATTAAAATTACTATAAATATTTAGCTCATTTTCATTGGTcacaatataatattgtttCTCTTCATAATCTGGAATAGTTAAAGTTGTCTTTCTGTTTATTTCTTGATTTAATacatttgaattatttttattctcatcataaatattttgattatttgaagtagaatttattatattatttttatttttatttaaattatcaaaattaaTATCATCTATTTGATttaaatattgtatatttaaatCTTCACATTGGTCTAAATTCTCCAAGTTCATTGGATTTAAGATAAgttcatcttttttttcatcttttgtattatcattaGAATTTTGATTTGACAAAATTTCCTTCTCATCATAATTACTTTGATGTTCTTTATTATCTAAAATTATTTGGGGGTGAATGTTCATTGATAAagtagaattttttttttgattatttatgttttctttatgattattatataattcatgtTCAACCTTTACTGTTTGGttgttattaattatattaacatttatttctttttttacttgattcattatatcattatttattgttgtattttcattatatgtgtaataatcatataaatctTGTGGATatgttaatttttcattCGTTGGAATTGTTTTATcttttgaatatttaaaactaataaatacattttgTGGTTTATAATGcattacttttttattttctacatatttttttttttcttcttcccATGCTTGTAATTGTAATAAAGattgaatattatattgttctGTAATTTTGGCTTCTTCTAATCTTTCTTCTCTTGTCATTTCTCTTTgcatactttttttttctcttcttcTTGCaccaaattttttaaaacgattttctttttttatttttctcatttcAAAAActttttccatatattcCGTTTTCCTTCTTGTTGTATCTCTCGTAGATCTATTTAGGTATAAATAAGCTtgttctaattttttttttttcttcaatcttctttcttcttttaattgttcttttgtttttattacttGTTCTTTTTGTTCTTCTGTAACATCCTCTTCcgatttttttaaattattaggAATTAgttccttatttttttttagttcattttgtttttgtttcattaaatggtatttcattattttgttttgtttttctttttttaatttttctatatatgcaaaacttttttttttattattttgccTTTCTTCATATTCAATAGGACGTCTACCAGCGCCATGTTTATTCTGTTCGTCTTCTTCAACTTCATCTTCTTCGTCTTCATCaatatcttcatcatcatcaaaaTCTGAGTCTgtaatatcaatatattcatCTTCTCCTTCTGAATTAACATATTCTTCATCTATTTCTTCTTCCTCCCATATGCTATCATTCCAAAATTGTTCATCTTTTTCTAAGTCTTCTCCTATTAgttttttcatattcttaCCTCGATTTTTTCGTTGAGGTAACTCGAGCGCTATACCATAATTTTTTAGTTCATAatcttcatcttcttctGAGTCTTCTTCCTCAGAATCATTCTCACCTGTTTGGTTATCACCCGATTCGTTTTCTTCCGATACATTTTGAAGAAACTCATTCTCACTTGACTCCTCTACATTCATTTCAGATTCTTCTTCAGTTTCATCTTGTTCttcattaattttatcataACTAATATTATTCGTTTCATTTTCTAGAACAAAACTTATGCTTTTACCTCCttttcctcttttttttgtcattttatttgtattttatttttttctgattcaactcaaataaatatatgtttgaaCTATCAACACCACTCacaaggaaaaaaaaataaaataaaaataaataaataatatagaaaaaaggaaaaaaaggTTACTTTTGTGATAAATATGTgtttgtataataatataagtttatgaatatgcatatataatacaaatatattttactgatattattatttcttttttttttttttataataatcaaaaaaaaagttattttaaatcatttctccttaaatattattaaaaataaaaaaaaagttatatatatatatatatatatatatatacatatatatttattcccCACCCCCCAGTTTTGTTACATCTTCTATAATTTTTGAAaacatcaaaaaaaaaaaaataaaaaaagatatataaataaaaatatttattcgattatatacatttattataataatgttatataaaattattattatatatattttaacattatcatgtttatatattaaaattatttgtgTTATTTTATATCCCCTTTATTTCTAGGTTGaactatttttttatttaatacttttaaaaacatattaatatattttttttattctttttgttaagtatttattattaataattattgtattataatatattatattatatttattaatttatattatattatttattttttctttttttttctattatttattaatttattat
It encodes the following:
- a CDS encoding YL1 nuclear protein, putative: MTKKRGKGGKSISFVLENETNNISYDKINEEQDETEEESEMNVEESSENEFLQNVSEENESGDNQTGENDSEEEDSEEDEDYELKNYGIALELPQRKNRGKNMKKLIGEDLEKDEQFWNDSIWEEEEIDEEYVNSEGEDEYIDITDSDFDDDEDIDEDEEDEVEEDEQNKHGAGRRPIEYEERQNNKKKSFAYIEKLKKEKQNKIMKYHLMKQKQNELKKNKELIPNNLKKSEEDVTEEQKEQVIKTKEQLKEERRLKKKKKLEQAYLYLNRSTRDTTRRKTEYMEKVFEMRKIKKENRFKKFGARRREKKSMQREMTREERLEEAKITEQYNIQSLLQLQAWEEEKKKYVENKKVMHYKPQNVFISFKYSKDKTIPTNEKLTYPQDLYDYYTYNENTTINNDIMNQVKKEINVNIINNNQTVKVEHELYNNHKENINNQKKNSTLSMNIHPQIILDNKEHQSNYDEKEILSNQNSNDNTKDEKKDELILNPMNLENLDQCEDLNIQYLNQIDDINFDNLNKNKNNIINSTSNNQNIYDENKNNSNVLNQEINRKTTLTIPDYEEKQYYIVTNENELNIYSNFNDQKDEINEFKNKKQKKQKICAITNLEGKYFDPLTQQYYNNAQAFKTLRLYYHQISYNNLNKDICLTVKHFKNKLTEIEQYINSNNNYNTSNDMPCNNNVKH